TATCACCGAGCAGGCGGACCCGCCCACGTTCGCGAACACGATGCTGCCGCTCGAGCTGAGCGGCCAGACCCTGCGACGCGTGCTCGAGGTGTTCTCGAACCAGAGCTCGGCCGACTCGACGCCGGCCACCGATGCGCTCGAGGAGGAGTTCGCACCGATCCTCGCGGCGCACGAGGACGCCATCCGCCTCGACCCCGCGCTGTACCGCCGCATCGACGCGCTGCACGCGCAGCGGGACGCCCTCGACCTCGACGCCGAGTCGCGGTACCTGCTGGAGCGGACCCACCGCGAGTTCACGCTCGCGGGCGCGGGCCTCGACGCCGCCGACACCGAGCGCCTGAAGGAGCTCAACCAGCGGCTCTCCACGCTCGCCACCCGCTTCGAGAAGCGCCTCCACGCCGACACGAACGACCTCGCGGTGCACACGGAGGACCCGGACGACCTCGCGGGACTCAGCGACGGCGAGCGGTCCGCAGCGGCGGCAGCGGCGGCCGAGCGCGGACTGGGGGGCTACCTGATCACGCTCGTGCTGCCGACGGGCCAGCCGTGGCTCGCATCGCTCACGAGCGCCTCGATGCGCGACCGGGTGATGGCGGCGTCGCGGGCGCGCGGCGCCCGGGGCAACGCGCACGACACCCGGGACGTGCTGCTCGAGACGGTGCGCCTGCGCGCCGAACGCGCGAGGCTCCTCGGCTTCGCCGACCACGCCTCGTACATCACCGCCGACCAGACCGCCGGCACTCCGGACGCCGTCGCGGACATGCTCGGCGCGATGGCGCCCGCCGCGGCGCGCAACGCCCGCGCGGAGGCGGAGCGCCTGGCCGAGGCCGCCGCCGAGACCCCCGGCGTGCGCCCGCTCGAGGCATCCGACTGGGCCTACTACGCCGAGCAGGTGCGTGCGCGCGACTACGCGGTCGACACCGCGGCGATGCGCCCCTACTTCGAGGCCGAGCGCGTGCTGCACGACGGCGTGTTCTTCGCCGCCGCGCAGCTCTACGGCGTCACCTTCACCGAGCGCGAGGACCTCGTCGCCTACCACCCGGACGCCCGGGTCTTCGAGGTGCACGAGTCCGACGGCTCCCCCGTCGGCCTGTACGTGTACGACCTCTACACCCGCGACTCCAAGCGCGGCGGCGCGTGGATGAACGCGATCGTGACGCAGTCGACGCTGCTCGGCACGCTGCCGGTGGTGGTCAACAACCTCAACGTGCCCAAGCCCGCCGCGGGGGCGCCGACGCTGCTCACCTACGACGAGACCCGCACGCTCT
This is a stretch of genomic DNA from Agromyces sp. SYSU T00194. It encodes these proteins:
- a CDS encoding M3 family metallopeptidase is translated as MAQTVNPLLTPSTLPYQLPPFAEIREEHYRPALEQGMAEQLTEVRAITEQADPPTFANTMLPLELSGQTLRRVLEVFSNQSSADSTPATDALEEEFAPILAAHEDAIRLDPALYRRIDALHAQRDALDLDAESRYLLERTHREFTLAGAGLDAADTERLKELNQRLSTLATRFEKRLHADTNDLAVHTEDPDDLAGLSDGERSAAAAAAAERGLGGYLITLVLPTGQPWLASLTSASMRDRVMAASRARGARGNAHDTRDVLLETVRLRAERARLLGFADHASYITADQTAGTPDAVADMLGAMAPAAARNARAEAERLAEAAAETPGVRPLEASDWAYYAEQVRARDYAVDTAAMRPYFEAERVLHDGVFFAAAQLYGVTFTEREDLVAYHPDARVFEVHESDGSPVGLYVYDLYTRDSKRGGAWMNAIVTQSTLLGTLPVVVNNLNVPKPAAGAPTLLTYDETRTLFHEFGHALHGLFGQTAYPKLSGTSVYRDFVEFPSQVNEMWMLWPEVLANYAVHHVTGERMPQELVDRLLAAEQWGEGHATAEYLAAALLDQAWHRITADDEVDDVAAFEARALAEAGLDDALVPPRYASTYFAHTFSGGYSAGYYSYIWSEVLDADTVEWFREHGGLTRENGERFRRRLLGVGGAGDPLEAYRDFRGRDAELAPLLRRRGLDRDA